A part of Halodesulfovibrio marinisediminis DSM 17456 genomic DNA contains:
- the sarD gene encoding sulfoacetaldehyde reductase, translating into MYHTFHSVSKTVHGVGSIAQAGEEVKNLGGKRAIIVTDPGLASLGLHKPVEEALETAGVEFVLYAKAELEPNADSIQDCANAATEFKADVIIGFGGGSALDTAKAASVLAAHEGPISKYFGVNVVPGPCMPMIAIPTTAGTGSEMTSISVLTNNETGAKMGVVSDYLYADSVILDPAITTGLPAHVTAMTGVDAFVHAMESFVGLRATPFTDAQNLAAMKMIAANIRKAYTNGSNLEAREAMLYGSALAGLGFGNTQNGVIHAVGTSVPAKYKLPHGLLMACFAPVGISFNYMANPEKYAIVADILNGEDSFGPVLERAAGCADAFIAMLEDLDIKVGLAPYGVQESDLEGIATRAMAAKRLMDNNPRQCTEKQLLDHLQKTF; encoded by the coding sequence ATGTATCACACATTCCATTCAGTAAGCAAAACTGTACACGGCGTAGGTTCTATTGCACAGGCTGGCGAAGAAGTTAAAAACCTCGGTGGCAAGCGTGCAATTATCGTAACTGACCCGGGTCTTGCTTCTCTCGGCCTTCACAAGCCAGTAGAAGAGGCTCTCGAAACTGCAGGCGTTGAGTTTGTTCTCTACGCAAAAGCAGAACTCGAGCCAAATGCTGACTCTATCCAGGATTGCGCCAACGCAGCAACCGAATTCAAAGCTGACGTTATCATCGGCTTCGGTGGTGGTAGTGCACTCGATACTGCAAAAGCAGCTTCTGTTCTCGCAGCACACGAAGGTCCTATCTCCAAGTACTTCGGCGTAAACGTTGTTCCTGGTCCATGTATGCCAATGATCGCAATTCCTACAACTGCGGGCACTGGTTCTGAAATGACTTCCATTTCTGTACTGACCAACAACGAAACTGGTGCGAAAATGGGTGTTGTAAGTGATTACCTGTACGCTGATTCTGTAATCCTTGATCCAGCAATCACTACTGGTCTTCCAGCTCACGTTACCGCAATGACTGGTGTAGACGCATTCGTACACGCTATGGAATCCTTCGTAGGTCTCCGCGCTACACCATTTACCGATGCTCAGAACCTTGCAGCTATGAAAATGATCGCTGCTAACATTCGTAAAGCATACACTAACGGTTCTAACCTCGAAGCTCGTGAAGCAATGCTTTACGGTTCCGCTCTCGCAGGTCTCGGCTTCGGTAACACTCAGAACGGTGTTATCCACGCAGTAGGTACTTCTGTTCCTGCAAAATACAAGCTCCCTCACGGTCTCCTGATGGCATGTTTCGCTCCAGTTGGTATTAGCTTCAACTACATGGCTAACCCAGAGAAATACGCAATCGTAGCTGACATCCTGAACGGTGAAGATTCCTTCGGTCCAGTTCTTGAGCGTGCAGCAGGCTGTGCAGATGCATTCATCGCAATGCTCGAAGACCTCGACATTAAAGTTGGTCTCGCTCCTTACGGTGTGCAGGAATCTGATCTTGAAGGTATCGCAACTCGTGCAATGGCTGCTAAACGTCTTATGGACAACAACCCACGCCAGTGCACTGAGAAGCAGCTTCTCGACCACTTGCAGAAAACATTTTAG
- a CDS encoding APC family permease, giving the protein MAEAQTSLKKTIKPSQAWALALGAILGWGAFVLPALRFLPTAGPLASCIGFALGGIMLLFVAMSYGDMIGKYPVAGGEFVFAYVGFGPTAAFVCGWALALGYICIIALNASALALLFRFLLPGVFEVGYLYTIVGWDVYAGELAMLVAILVGSGWINYRGADLVGKIQVFLAIALVGGVFALFAGTTLHETSSISNLFPLYAEHRSPMASIMAIVAIAPWLYVGFDTIPQAAEEFDFPHEMATKLMITAIICGVFLYAMVTLAVAGLMPYKELLALDVPWATGHIAHLSLGKAGSVILAMAVSAAIFTGINGFFIASSRLLFSIGRARILPSWFGDIHPKYGTPHKAIVFVTLLTIIAPFFGREVLNWVVDMSAVGTVIGYLFTCLAAYKVAVAFRSEETSSKKIIFAALGSVSSVICILLLTVPGSPGSIGTESWMALVLWTLLGAFFYKMKMGEFKGLDLKTQRKLMMGGIDLPVFFKK; this is encoded by the coding sequence ATGGCTGAAGCACAGACTTCATTAAAAAAGACGATTAAGCCTAGTCAGGCTTGGGCGCTTGCGCTTGGCGCAATTTTGGGTTGGGGCGCATTTGTATTGCCAGCACTGCGATTTTTGCCAACAGCGGGACCACTTGCTTCTTGCATCGGTTTTGCACTTGGCGGGATTATGCTTCTTTTTGTTGCCATGAGCTATGGTGACATGATCGGCAAGTACCCAGTTGCTGGTGGCGAATTCGTATTTGCATATGTTGGATTCGGCCCCACAGCTGCATTTGTATGTGGTTGGGCATTAGCGCTTGGTTATATTTGTATTATTGCACTTAACGCGTCAGCGCTCGCGCTGCTCTTTAGATTCCTCTTACCAGGGGTATTTGAAGTTGGTTATCTGTACACAATCGTAGGTTGGGACGTTTACGCCGGCGAACTTGCAATGCTTGTTGCAATTCTCGTTGGTAGTGGCTGGATCAACTACCGTGGTGCGGATCTTGTTGGTAAAATTCAGGTTTTCCTCGCAATTGCACTTGTTGGTGGCGTATTCGCGCTGTTCGCAGGTACTACCTTGCACGAGACATCCTCTATTTCCAACTTGTTCCCGCTGTATGCAGAGCACCGCAGTCCTATGGCATCTATCATGGCAATCGTAGCTATCGCACCTTGGCTCTACGTTGGCTTTGATACCATTCCTCAGGCTGCTGAAGAATTTGATTTTCCGCATGAGATGGCAACAAAATTGATGATCACTGCGATTATTTGTGGAGTGTTCCTCTACGCAATGGTTACTCTCGCTGTAGCTGGCCTCATGCCTTATAAAGAACTTTTGGCTTTGGATGTACCTTGGGCTACTGGCCACATTGCACACCTCTCCTTGGGTAAAGCAGGTAGTGTGATTCTTGCAATGGCAGTATCCGCAGCGATCTTTACAGGAATTAACGGCTTCTTTATCGCATCTTCCCGTCTGCTCTTCAGCATCGGTCGCGCAAGAATCCTTCCTTCCTGGTTCGGAGATATTCATCCTAAGTATGGTACCCCGCACAAGGCTATTGTGTTTGTAACCCTGCTTACCATTATCGCACCGTTCTTCGGTCGTGAGGTACTGAACTGGGTAGTAGACATGTCCGCGGTTGGTACAGTTATTGGTTACCTCTTCACTTGTCTTGCTGCATACAAAGTTGCTGTAGCATTTCGTAGTGAAGAGACATCCTCTAAGAAGATTATTTTTGCCGCGCTGGGCTCTGTAAGCTCCGTGATCTGCATCCTGCTTCTTACCGTTCCTGGTTCCCCTGGTTCCATCGGTACTGAATCCTGGATGGCACTGGTTCTCTGGACTTTACTTGGCGCGTTTTTCTACAAAATGAAAATGGGCGAATTCAAAGGCCTTGATCTTAAGACTCAGCGTAAGCTGATGATGGGCGGCATTGATCTCCCTGTATTCTTCAAGAAATAG